CAACGCTATAGACGGTGTCATACAGCGTGAGCGACGCTCCTGTGCCGACGCTACCATAGTTGAGCGATTTGGGCTGAAGCGAAAGCTGAGCTGGCGGCGGAGGCGGAGTAAAGACAAGGTCCGTCGCCGGTGTCGTCTGCGTTCCTGATGTATACGTCAGCGACTGAAAGGACGGCGAGGTATAGCCATTCATACCGATGCCCACCGAGTATGAGCCGCCCATGTAATTATTGTGACTCTGATACAGGTACTCGATGACGTTCGATGTCTCAAAAAACTTAACCTGCATGCTGACAGCATAGCTAGATGAGGTCCTGGCTGCGCCGAATCCGGTGTGGACCTTTGTCATCTGAATTGTAAACACGCGGTTCGGCGCTGAGCCTGTGGTCTGGGTGTAAATGCCATAGCCGACTGTCCGATCTCCGATCTGAACGTAATATGCCCCCCATGGAAGGAGTCGCTGAGGATAAGAGCCGTTTCCCAATCCACCATAGTTGATTCCATACGACCCACTCATTCCAAATCCGATAATTCCATCGTAAATATAGAGAGTCGTACCCGCCGAGACGGACGTGTTGTCGTAGTTAAACCCGAAGGGAAGACTTACTCCCAACGCGCCCTGATAGTAGCGCCATTCACTTCCATAGATCAGTGTACCGCCCGATGAGGAGAGATCGATCCACGGCTGATTCTGAGTTGTGATGCTGTATCGATTAATGCGGCCTTGCGCATGAACAGCACATGCGAAAAGTGACAGGAATGCAATAGCGAGACTCGCAAAAAATATATTCCGAATTTTCATAGCTCAACATGGGAAAAAGTGTCTCGCTTGAAGACGCCAGACGAGGCCGGTCAGAATCACCAGCGCGATCCAAGCAGGATTCAGTAAAGGAACACGGAAACACATCTCTTCACCAACGGTCTCAGGCGGAGACACTCCGCCGGAAGACCAACAGGTAAAAGAGCGACCCACAAATATACTACAATTTTGGCGGAATACCAAAAATTCAACAGATGGCTTTCTTGGCGCTCAATAGGATAGCTGAACGCCCGCAATCACAAACAATCCGAACCAGACGCAGATTGTAGAAAAGCGAAAAGCCCCTCTTTCGAGGGGCTTTTCATCAATCAATCGAAAAATTCTACTTGCTCAGGATCATCTCCCGCGTCAGACGGATGTCGCCACTCGTCAAGACGTAGAAGTAGGTGCCGCTTGCAAGATCGGTTGCATCCAGCGTAATGGCGTGATCGCCTAAGCTAAGCGTTCCATTGTAGATGGTCCGTACGACTGAGCCCTGAAGGTTCAGCAGAGCAATCGTTACCTTTGCCTGTCCTGGCATCGTCACGATCACGTCGGCCTTGCCGTTCGTCGGGTTCGGATAGCTCGCACCGAGCGAGAAGCCGTTTTGCTCCGTCCGCTCCGTTACACCTGCAGAGGTGCCTTCAGCGTTCAGTGTCACTGTGCCGGAGAGCGGCGCGGGGTTCGATGTCGGGAAGGACATCTCCGCAGTTTCAGTGCCGGAAGTCGTCGGGCAGAACTGCACCATCAGAACTCCCGAACCGCCGGCTGGGATCGTTGCTGGTGTCGTCGTGCCGATTGCTGTGAAGTCCGAGCCATTTGCTCCGGACATGACTGCACCCGTACCAGGTGTCCAGGGCGTGTTGCCCGTGTTCTGGATCGTCACGGCGAACGTGTCGCACTTGGTGAGCGATGTCAGCGTGCCCTGGCCAGAGCCAGCGATCACCACACCGGCACCTGTGCCGGCAAGTGGAAGCGTCTTGGCCGTTGCCGACTTCTCGCTTGCGCTGACAATCACCGAGCCTGGCATGATGCCGATCGTGTCCGGCTTAAAGGCGACGCACAGCGTGCCTGTTCCGCCAGGGGCAATCGGACCAATGATGAATGGTGCAATCAACGAATAGGCATTGCTGGTACCCGGGCTGAGTGCGGCCGAGAAAGTCTCCGGTACATCGCCACAGTTCGTGACTGTGATGCACGTATCGTTCTCAGTATTGGCAAGCGTCATTCCGGAGAACGCCGCAGAGCCAAACGCCAGCGGCGATGGGGCTGCATCCAGACACGCTGCAAGGCCAACGCCTTCGAGCGGCAGCGACTGCGTGAGGGGACGGCCGGACGTCGTGCCGTTCAATACCAACGTTGCTGCTTCGGGGCCACGTGCCTTTGGTGTGTAGCAGACATTAACAAGCTGCGATTGCCCCGCTGAGAGCGTGATCGGCAGTGGCGGAGTCGTGCTCTCTACGAAATTATTCGAACCGGTAACCGTCGCACTCGACAGAGTCAAGTCGGTAAGACCGGAATTCTTAACCGTCACAGTAGTGCAGAGGGTACTATCGATCAAAACAGAATCCAGTACGGTGCCTGCGACCGACAGAACACCATAGGGCACACCTGTACCTGTAACGCTGATCAGGAATTGGCTGGTGTCGCGGTTGTCCGGATAGGTCTTAACAATATTCGTGTAGAAGCGAATCGAGGCGAAGCGAGAACCTTGCTTGATCGGGACGAAGCACACGTTGACGATCTTCGATGCATCTGGCGGAAGCGTCAGATCGGACCCGGACAGCGGATAGAATTTGAAGTCGTAATCGCCATAGGTCACAATTTGCTTGAGGATCTTGAGCGTGTCCGAGCCAGTATTGTGCAACGTCAGGGATTTACAGATTGAATCGCCAATGGCGACCGAATCGAACATGAGCGTACCCGCTCCGTTCATCGTGGTAAGTCCCTCTTGTGGCGTGATGACGAGGTGAGCAAGAATTCCCACACCCCACATCTGCACGGTATCCGATGGAATGTTGATCGCGTCCGTATTGATCACCAATTGCGCGTCCGGCCGTCCTTCCAGGTACGGGATGAAGCGCACCCCGATTGAATCGGCTGCACCGGCCTGCATTGGGTTGGGCGGAACATGGATCAAGGTATACATACCAGCCTGCAAGCCGATAAAATACATGCTATTGAAGTATAGCGGTACTTGTCCCTTGTTCTGCACTCCGATATACTGAATGGCAGTATCACCAAGGCCGCGGGCGACATGATGGAACAGCGTGTTATACGGGTAGACCGTGCTTGGGAATGTGTATTCCACAATCGGAGCAAGCCCGGTTCCATTTAGGAAGCACGACTGGGTTGCGGAATCATTACCGTCCGAAACAACTGTGAAAGTTGCGCTGCGCGCACCATTGTTGGTCGGAGCGAACTGGAGACCGTAAGCCGCG
The window above is part of the Bacteroidota bacterium genome. Proteins encoded here:
- a CDS encoding choice-of-anchor D domain-containing protein, translated to MKTWIRFGTASLASLVLMLLAMGAFTSGASAQGRVNKYTVTTPNLSWNDLQNTGGNWLYTDVWRYYYGALTTSLPFKFTYDNTTFSAGTTIYIQDASIGIGSNSNYGDNNGGLANSSYPARLFPWGANYVAMGDNSTNAGQSPSYGILEQTTGTSPNQVYTIQMTGVHTCWGSMYTSPSCISSMQVKFYQATGVIQFLYEAHSNDMSGSYSAGIGINGTTSPSFQYLSYTTGTWSTPGTDLQFTPPLPPAQLSLQPKSLNYGNVGTGFTLTQYDTVYSVGSNPLTIKTASLSGSTDFSIVSGPANGTVVPAGSFAAYGLQFAPTNNGARSATFTVVSDGNDSATQSCFLNGTGLAPIVEYTFPSTVYPYNTLFHHVARGLGDTAIQYIGVQNKGQVPLYFNSMYFIGLQAGMYTLIHVPPNPMQAGAADSIGVRFIPYLEGRPDAQLVINTDAINIPSDTVQMWGVGILAHLVITPQEGLTTMNGAGTLMFDSVAIGDSICKSLTLHNTGSDTLKILKQIVTYGDYDFKFYPLSGSDLTLPPDASKIVNVCFVPIKQGSRFASIRFYTNIVKTYPDNRDTSQFLISVTGTGVPYGVLSVAGTVLDSVLIDSTLCTTVTVKNSGLTDLTLSSATVTGSNNFVESTTPPLPITLSAGQSQLVNVCYTPKARGPEAATLVLNGTTSGRPLTQSLPLEGVGLAACLDAAPSPLAFGSAAFSGMTLANTENDTCITVTNCGDVPETFSAALSPGTSNAYSLIAPFIIGPIAPGGTGTLCVAFKPDTIGIMPGSVIVSASEKSATAKTLPLAGTGAGVVIAGSGQGTLTSLTKCDTFAVTIQNTGNTPWTPGTGAVMSGANGSDFTAIGTTTPATIPAGGSGVLMVQFCPTTSGTETAEMSFPTSNPAPLSGTVTLNAEGTSAGVTERTEQNGFSLGASYPNPTNGKADVIVTMPGQAKVTIALLNLQGSVVRTIYNGTLSLGDHAITLDATDLASGTYFYVLTSGDIRLTREMILSK